GCTGCTTCGCGTTCGCCTGGATGCTGTCCAGGGGCAGCTCCCGGTACGTGGCCCCGAAGTCGTTCCCGGTTGTCTGCGCCTCGCCGCCCGTCGTGGCCTGTCGACTCCGGCCGCTCGTCGCATCGGCCCGGGTCGGTGTCGCCCCGCGCCCGGCTCCGGTCACCGCGTCGGTGCCCCGGCCCGTCCCGGGTGTCCCGTCGGTGCCCCGGGCGGTCGCGGCGTCCTCACGGTCGGCTGCCGAGGAGGGTGTCCGGGTTCGACGCCGCCCTCCCGCGGCCCCGGCCTCCGACGTCGTCGCCGACGCCTCTCCATCGCGGCGCGGCGTCGATTCCGCGGCCTCGGGACGCGCGTTATCGGCATTTTCGCGGCCGTTCCCGTCACCCCGCCGGCCCGCGTCCATTTCGTCACGGTGACGCGCGGGACCGAGGATGACGTCAGCCGCACTGTGACCCAGGGTCGGCTTCGAGGGGCCGGTGGGGATCAGGCTGGCGAGTCCCCGCCCGAGCCCGCCTCGCTGTGCACTGCCGCCCGCGGCCTTGGGCATAGCGGACGTCGCCGGCTTCCGGGCAGCCGTCGACTTCTTTACAGGTGTGCCACCGCCTGTCGAAGCATCTCCGCTGGTCATCGCACCCTTCTTCCTCGATCGTGTTACTTTAGACTGCGTGCCGTCCATCGATCTGTCGTCCTGACTATTGGATTCGTCCATTATCAGAGACTCCCGTTATGGAGGTCCGGGGCGATCCCGATCGGAGCTGTTTCATCTGAGGGCAGGAAGTCCCCACGTTCTGCGAATTCAACTGCTGCGTCAAAGTATGCGAGAGCCCCACGGGATCCGGAGTCGTACTGGAGGACGGTCTGGCCGTACCCCGGCGCCTCGGACACCTTCACGCTCCGGGGCACCTGATTCGTCAGGACCACAGACCCGAAGTGCTCCCGAACCTCCTCAGCGACCTGCTCCGAGAGCTTCGTCCGGGCGTCGTACATCGTGAGCAGAACGGCCGAAATGTGGAGGTTCGGGTTGAGGTGTTCACGGATCATCGAGATGTTGTTGAGCAGCTGGCCGACACCCTCGAGCGCGTAGTACTCACACTGGATCGGGATGAGGACTTCTGTCGCGGCATTCATGGCGTTGATCGTCAGGAGCCCGAGCGATGGGGGGCAGTCGACGAAGACGTAGTCGAAGCCTTCGGCTTCGAGAAGATTCGCGTTGACCGCGTCGTGGAGGCGGTACTCCCGCCGCACGACGCTGACCAGCTCGATCTCGGCTCCGGCGAGGTCGATGGTGGCGGGGATGCAGTAGACGTTTGGGTTGTCGGGGTTCTGCTGCATCGTCTCGTGGATGGACTTCTCACCCAGCAGGAGCTCGTAACTGGACGGCGTCCCCATGCGATGCTCGGCGCCGAGAGCCGTCGAAGCGTTTCCCTGCGGGTCGAGGTCGATGACCAGGACTTTCAGGCCGTGAAGGCCCAGCGCCCACGCAAGATTAACCGCCGTTGTGGTTTTGCCGACACCACCTTTTTGGTTGGCGATAGTGATTCGACGGGGCGCCGACGGCTTGGCGAGATGAAGCCCGTGAGGGTTCTGAATCTTCGCAGCCCGCTTCGCAGCGGCGGCGATCGGCGTGTCATCCCAGTCTTGAGGACGCATCATTCTTCCTTCTGTATGTCGGCGACGGAAAGAGGGCCAGATAGACACAAGCCGGACGAGCGGGAGAGCGCACACGACTCGGTGCTGTGGTTTTCACCTGCACAGAGAACACAGCTGAGAGACCGACAGATGGCGGCGCGATGTTTCACGTGGAACATCGCGCGAACTTCCCCCTACAGTAGTCGGTCGGTGTCGGCACAACAACGCCACCCCTGCGTCCTGTGGACAACGCGCTGAATGTCCACAGGGCGATGACCTGCTCATTTGCATGGCAGCACATGGACTGTCCAGCCGCCGGGGGCACCTGCGGACCCATTCCGGTGAACTTTCTAGGAGACGTCCGCGAGCACCGTCATCCGGACTTTCGCGACACGTGAACCGCGCGGGATCGCCCGGGAGGCTCCCGTGCTCCCGGCGACCCCATCACGTCGCCGTACCAACTGCATCCCGGCCAAATCGAAGGCGACCTGTCACAGTGTCGCTTCCTGTTGTCACCAGGAGTATCGGGTTCGCCCGAGCCATCGCCCAGAAAAAGGGTCGTTTTTGGCCTGCGGGAAGCACGATCCGTCGGGCGCTCACCGCGTCGTCCCCGGCAACACTGCTGCCACCGTCGACGCCTCCGCATGACCCGTCGATGCCGACACCTCCTTCCGGAATCCCTCGACCGGGTGCCCGGGAGGACTGAACCCTGCCGATCAGATTCCGTTGGTCGGCACACGTCTCTACGCACACGGACAACCAGTCGAGAGCCTCAGGAGTGGCTACGACACACGCCCTCAGGCGTCCCATCTCGTCCGGCGAAGGGTGGCGGATGCCTGCGCGCGGCACACGTTTCACGTGAAACATCGGTGCGTTCCGTCAGAGGTTCGCGAGCGACGGCGGATGCTCTGCCCGGGGGAGGGGAGCCGGGCAACGCCGATCCCGAGAGCAGGCCGATCCTCCCGCGGTCGAAGTCAACCGAGGCCCGTGCCGTCCACCGTGCGCCTTCACGGTCATTCAGACACCCTCGTCGTCTACGGCCCGACGATCTATCGGCCTCCACCGTCTCCACACCACGAGGAACGGAGTCCATTTCCCGGCGGGCGGTGGGGAGGGGAGGGCTAGGGCATCACCCAGGGAACGCCAGATGCTGCCAGTCGAGTAGATCCACCCCATCCCAGCTCCACACAGACGACCGGGCGGCGGTCTCGTGAGTCCGATGTTTCACGTGAAACCTGGGCAATTCGAGCACCCGTCTTGTGGCTGTCAAAAATCCCGCTGGGGGACACGTTCTCCTGAGACGCCGCTTTCGGCGGGACCCACCGCCCACCCCCCGGGGCGAGCACGGATAGCGATCCGATGTTTCACGTGAAACATCGAGCGCCGGCTCAGCCTGGCGTCCGTCGACCCCGTCGGTACAGGTACGCGACACCGCGCTCGCGACACTGCGTTGGCTAGTCCGCATTTCGCCCCCGTGGCCGCCGATCTGTGCCCGTCCGAGCCAGCCCCCGGGTGTGTTACCTCCCGCGAAGCCGCACTATCCCGCCAACGTCGCCCACGGCTCCGCTGGCGCGGCATGTGGGCAGGCCAACCACCTGTCGATTCGTCCGTGCGCTCTTCCTCGGGCGCACACCTGTTGGACGATCACGACGCTCGAGCCGAGCTCGGGAACGGGCGTTGACTAGCGGCCCGGCCCAGGGGAAGAGAATCGAGGCGCGATCCGTGGCGCGGCGGAGAAGAACGTCGAGACGAAGCTCGGGGCGGGGGAGGGGGGGCGACGAGCCCCGACACGTGCCAGGGGCAGCGAGCCGAACCGCAACCCGTGGCGCGGAGGAGAAGAACGTCGAGGCGAAGCTCAGGGGCGGGGAGGGGCAGGGATCCGCGACACGTGCCAGCGGAA
The sequence above is drawn from the Corynebacterium bovis DSM 20582 = CIP 54.80 genome and encodes:
- a CDS encoding ParA family protein, coding for MRPQDWDDTPIAAAAKRAAKIQNPHGLHLAKPSAPRRITIANQKGGVGKTTTAVNLAWALGLHGLKVLVIDLDPQGNASTALGAEHRMGTPSSYELLLGEKSIHETMQQNPDNPNVYCIPATIDLAGAEIELVSVVRREYRLHDAVNANLLEAEGFDYVFVDCPPSLGLLTINAMNAATEVLIPIQCEYYALEGVGQLLNNISMIREHLNPNLHISAVLLTMYDARTKLSEQVAEEVREHFGSVVLTNQVPRSVKVSEAPGYGQTVLQYDSGSRGALAYFDAAVEFAERGDFLPSDETAPIGIAPDLHNGSL